The sequence CGGGGGTCAGGGGAGCGGGAGCGGCCACGGGAGGGGGAGGGGGGACGGGCACGGAAGGGGGGGCGGCCACGGCCGGAGGGGGCCCGGGGGCCGGCAGTACTGTCCCCGCCGTCTTCAAGAGGGCGGAGATGTCCTCCCCCGCGTCGGCGATGACGCCGATGAGGGTGCCCACGGGTGCCTTGCCCCCCGCCGGAACCAGGACCTTGCGCAGGATCCCCGTCCCCAGGGCCTCCATCTCCATATTGGCCTTGTCGGTCTCGATCTCGGCCAGGACGTCCCCCACCTTAACGGGGTCGCCCTCCTTCTTGCTCCATTTGACGATGGTCCCTTCCTCCATGGTCGGCGACAGCTTGGCCAGCACGACCTTGCTCACCGTCACCGGTAGAGCACCTGATGCACGGCATCGACGACCTTCTCGGGCTGGGGAAGGTAGGCCCGCTCCAGGGTCTTCGCGTAGGGCATGGGCACATCGGCCGCGGTCACGCGGAGGACGGGGGCGTCCAAGTCGTCGAAGCACTCCCGCTGCACGCGGTCCGCGATCTCCGCCCCGAACCCCGCGTAGCGCCAGCCCTCCTCGACCACCACACAGCGGTTCGTCCGGCGGACGGACTCGAAGATCAGGTCCTCGTCGAGGGGACGCAGCGTGCGCGGATCCACGACTTCGACCTCGATCCCGTCCTTGGCCAGGAGGTCGGCGGCGGCGAGGGAGGTCACCACGGAGCGGCTCCAGGCCACGATGGTCACGTCCTTCCCGGCACGCTTGACCTCGGCTAGGCCAAGCGGGATGTGGTACTCCTCGTCCGGGACCTCGCCCTTGAAGTTATAGAGGACTTCGTTCTCCATGAAGATCACCGGGTTGTCGTCCCGGATCGCGCTCTTCAGGAGGCCCTTGGCATCGCGGGGCGTGGAGGGCATGACCACCACCAGCCCGGGGATATGGACGAACCAGCTCTCGAAGGCCTGGGAATGCTGGGCCGCCACCTGGGCCGCGGCCCCCGAGGGCCCCCGCAGGACCATGGGGCACCGGATCTGGCCGCCCGACATGTAGCGGTACTTGGCCGCGTGGTTCACGATCTGGTCCAGGGCCAGTATCGAGAAATTGAAGGTCATCATCTCGGCCACCGGACGGAGGCCGATGAAGGCCGCTCCCACCGCCACCCCCGCGATGGCCTCCTCCGCGATGGGCGTGTCGCGCACCCGCCACTCCCCGAACTCGGCGAGCAAGCCCTGGGTGACCTTGTAGGCTCCCTGGTAGGCGCCCACCTCCTCGCCCAGGAGGAACACGTTGGGGTCGCGGGCCATTTCCTCCTTGAGGGCCTGGTTGAGAGCGTCGCGCATGGTCAGGACGGCCATGGTCAGCTACCGACCCTGGCCGGGGAGGCCACGGGCAGCTCCTCCGGAACGCGGTCCTCGCGGACGGCCGCGCGCCAGGCGGGGTCCTTCTCCGCGGCTTGCATGTTGATGTAGGGAGAGCGCACGTAGACGTCCTCGTAGAGCGACTCCGGGGGAGGAAAGGGACTCTCCTCCACGAAGCGGACGGCTTCGTCGATCTGGGCCAGCACCTCCTTGTCCGCCGCTTCCAGCTCGGCGGCGGAGAAGCGTTCCTGCTCCAGGAGCCGCTTGCCGAACTGGTGGATGGGGTCGTACTGCATCATCTGCTCGACCTCTTCCTTGGTGCGGTACTTGCCCGGGTCGGACATGGAGTGACCCCGGTACCGGTAGGTCTCCATCTCTACCAGGCTGGGGCGCTTGTCTTTCCGGGCGCGGTCGATGGCCTCCGCGAGGGCGTCGCGCACGGCCAGGAGGTCCATCCCGTTCACGTCCCGGCGGGGCATGCCGTAGGCCGATGCGCGCTGGTAGAGGTCCTTGACCGAGGAGGCCCGGTCCAGAGCGGTACCCATTCCATACCGGTTGTTCTCGATGATGTACACCACGGGAAGGTCCCAAAGCGCGCTCACGTTCAAGGCCTCGTGGAAGGCCCCCTCGTTCACGGCCCCGTCCCCGAAGAAGCAAAGGCAGACCTGGTCCGTGCGCCGGAGTCGGATGCCGTAGCCGATGCCTGCCGCCACCGGCAAATGTCCGCCCACGATGCCGTCTCCCCCGAAGTTTCCGCGGGGCACGTCGTAGAAGTGCATGCTTCCGCCCTTGCCGCGGCTGATACCGGTGGACCGGCCGCACAGCTCAGCGAGCAGAGGACGGGGGTCCGTGCCCCGGGCCAGCGCGTAACCGTGGTCCCGGTAGGACGTGATGAAGTAGTCGTCGGGACGCAGCAGGCTCATCGCCCCCACCCCCACCGCCTCCTGACCGATGTAGAGGTGGAGGAAGCCGCCGATCTTGCCTTCGACGTAGAGCTGGGCACAACGCTCCTCGAAGCGCCGGATCAGGAGCATCGACCGGTAGAGCGCGAGCGCCTCTTCTCTGTTCATGGGGGATTCCGCAACGTGTGCACGAGTGTTTTTACCCCATAGCTCCCCACGAGTCAACGAATTGGGGCATGTTATCCTCCTCTTATGGGCTTGGTCGCGGGCGTGCTCGGGACCCTGGTGGAGGTGCAGAACCTGGCCGCGGCGGCCGTGCTGACCGCCTTCTTCGCCCTCGCTCTGCGCTCCCTCAGCCTGCTTTTCCTGGACCCCCGCTGTGGCTCCGTCCTGCTCGCGGGCCGCGTGCTGGGAGGCGGCCTCTTCCTGGCCGGGGGTGTGGTCTACACGCTCTTCGCCGCCCCCCGCCTGGTGTGGGGCCTGGGAGCGGCGGGAGCGGCCCTCCTCGTGGCTGGCCTCGTGCTTTCCACACTGGCCGTGCGCTCGCGCCGCCGCCGGGGGCCTCCCGGTCTGGTCTCGTTGGCGGTGCAGATCGGCCTGCTCCTGGCCCTCCTCCTCATCGCCACCGTCACCCTGATGCGCGCCGGCTTCCTGGCCCTGACCGAGGACCGGCCGGTGATGCTCGTGGAGGTGACGGGCGAGACGCGGATGGAGCTCGTGCGCTGGGCGGCCCCAGACCAGCCGGTGCGCGACGAAGCCCTGGACACGCACCGCGTGGTCTTCCGCGACCCCGCGGGGGCGGCGGTGGCCGAGGCTTGGATCTACGGGGACGAGGTGGCGGTCAAGGGGCGGGTGCTACGGCTCGCGCCCATCCTCAACGCCGCCGGCGTACCCAACCTGTTCGAGCTGCAGTTCGCGCACAACGGCTACCGGACGCCGGACAGACACAACGAGCTCCCGCACCAGGCGGTGCCCTTGCCTCCTAGTGGGCCGCTCGCCGTCCATCCTTGGTGGCGCGGTCTCCAGCGGCGGCTCCTCGCGCGCTGGGAGGCGGGTGCCGCCACGGGCTCGGATTGGGCAATCCGCTCCGCCACCACGGAGTCGACCTACTTTCCCCTGACCGACGCCGAGGGCCGGCCCTCCCGGGGCTCTTACCGGTTGGTTCTCACCCCGGGCGGCCTGACCTCGGGCTGAGGGCGGGACCGGGCTGTTGCGCGGAGCCCCCGCCCCGCGGGGACGGCTAGCGAGGGGGGTGGACCGCTAGCCAGACCCCGGCCGCGCTCAGGATGGACCCCAGCAGAAACATCGCGAGGATGGTCAGGGCGAAGGTCGTGTCCGCCGAGGCACCCCCGAGCACCGTCTCCGCCTCCACCGGCGAGAGTTCCTGGAAATCCTGGCGTCCCGAGAAGTGGATCCGGACGTCGCCGCGCAGCATGTGGACGAGGATGGTGGCCGAGGCCAGCGTGTAGGCACAGGTGAGGAGGCCGAGACCGGCGATTCCGATCTGGACGACGCGGGCCCAGCCGCTGCGGGACCAGAGACCGAACGCCATGACCCCGCAGAGGAAGGCCAGGGCGAGGCCGGCTCCCGCGGCCGCGATCGCCCAGTCGCTCTGGAGCCCGGAGAGGGTGGCGGCGCCGAGTCCGGCCAGGGCGTAGACGACGGCGGATAGGAGCCAGAGACTGGCCAAGGTGGTCACGGTCAGAGGGCGGGGAATGGCCCCGGAGGCTCGGCCCGCGGGTCGGGCCTCCCGTTGGGGTGGGGACGGTTTCGGGGGCGGGACCGGCCGGGCGCGGGCCCCCGGCTTCAGCTCCCCCATGTCTTCCGGGGCCATCACCACCGTCCCCGTCACCTCTTCGGGAAGGACCTCGAGGATCACCTCTCCCAGACGGATCAGGTCGCCCGGCTGGAGCCCTGCGCGCTCCACCTTGCGGCCGTTGACGAAGACGCCATTGGCGCTGCCCGAGTCGCGGATGGCCAGGCCGTCGGGTCCGGCCTCGATGACCGCGTGGCGGCGCGAGCACTTCACGTCGCTGAGGACGAGGTCGCAGGTGGGGTCCCGGCCGAGGACGGCCATGGTCCCCTGGAGCACGACCTCGTGGCGGTCGCCGCTCGGGTACTTGATCTCGAACTTCATCGGTGCCCGGATTCTAGCAGGATCGCGTAGGCCAGGCGGATGAGCGCTCTCGACTTCGCCGCCGGGCAGGGGTAGCATCCGGTCGCCAAGGGAGAAGAGGCCTTATGCTCACGGCGGACCCGCAGCGACGGGCGGCCACGCTCGCCGAGGTCACGGAGATCTTGAGGCGCGAGGCCGCACCCGAGGACCGGGACCTCCTCCTGGCCTTGGCCCCCGTGGTGTTCGCGGAGATGCCCGATCGCCTGGCCCTGGGCCTCGCCCCCTCCGCCCTGGCCGCGCGCATCCGATCCCATTTCCGTTTCATTGCGCGGGAGATCCCGCCCGCTTTTCAGCTCTACCGCGGCCTGCCCGGGATCCACGTCTGGGCCCGCAACCCGGGCGAGTCGGAGGCGGTGGCCATGGGTGGCGGCCAGGGCCTGCCCCTCGAGACCACCGTCATCGAGACCCACAGCGCCGACACCCCGTTCATCTTCGACGGCCTCAAGAACTACTTCCGCAAGGCGGGGCTCCGCGTATTCTCCGCTATCTGCCCGGTCTTCACCGTCCGTCGCCAATGGGAGCGGATCGTCTGGATCGGCGGGCCCCACGACGAGGGCAGCAAGGAGTGCTATTGCCATTTCCAGATCGAGCCCGTGGAGTCCAAGGAGCGGCTCCGCCGGATCGAGCACGAGATCTACTCCGTCCTGAAGGCAGTGTTCATGGCGGTGGAGGACTTCCCGGACATGGTCCGGACCTGCCGCGAGATCGGCCCCCGCCTGCGCAGCCGCAAGCCCGGAGACCTGGAGTCCGCCCGGGCCTTTCTGGACTGGCTCCTCGACGACAACCACATCCTGATGGGTACCATCCGCTACCGGCTGGGGCCGGATCGCCTCCTCGAGCGGATCGACGAAACCGCCACCGGCGTCTTCAACGACACCACCCTTCTCCCCGTGGTCTTTCCGGGGTGGGTGGAAGAAGTGGAGACCCACCTGCACCCGGCGCCCGGCGACGACCGCATCATCGACATGGACTACTGCAACAACGCCTCCGCCATCTATCACCTGGAGCCGATCGACGACATCGTGGTCCGCGAGTGGGGCCCGGGCGACACCCTGATAGGGGCGACGGTTATCCTGGGGCGCTTCGCCCGGGCCGCATTCGCCCAGCGTGCGGATAAGATCCCTCTCATCAAGGACAAGCTGGACTGGCTGCTGCGGGAGAGCGGGGCCGACCCGAACTCCCACGCCTGGCGGGAGATCCGGGCCGCCTTCAACCGTATTCCCAAGACCGAGCTCTTCTACGCGGACGTGGCTGATCTCAAGGAGATCATCAACCGCATCGTGTACTTGACGGGGGACGACGAGATCGCGGTGCACTGCCGCAAGGGCTCGGGCTATGTGGCCCTCTACATCGCCTTCTCGCGTCTTCGCTATTCGTACCAGACGGAAGAGGCCCTGCGGGCCGGCCTGGGCGACTCCTTTGGCCCCATCTCCTTTGGGACTTCGGTCGACCTCGGCAACGTCACCCTGTTCCTCTTCTACTTCGACGCCGCCAAGCTGGACCGACCGATCGAGCCGGATGCGGTCCAGCGGCTCACCGCCCCCCTCGTGACCACCTGGGAGGACCGGGTGGCGGCGGCGGTGGAGAAGGAGTTCGGGGAGCGGGAGGGCCGACGGCTCTTCCGCCGCTACATCCGGCTGGAGAGCCGCAGCGGACTCTACCGGGAGTCCACGCCCGCGGAGCAGGTGCCGGACGACGTCAGGCACCTGGAGAACCTGGAGGGGCGGCTCGAAATCCGCGTCATCCACCGTTCCGCGGGGGTGGTGGCCCTCAACCTCTACTCGGTGCGCGCCCTGGGCCTGACCGACATCCTGCGCACCCTCCACAATCTCGGGCTCACGGTGACGGAGGAGCTGCGCATCCCCCTGGCCCTGCCCGAGGGGCGCAAGTGCTTCCTTTACCGCTTCGACATGGAGGCCACGCCGGAGCGGATCGCGGCCTTGCTGGAGGGCGAGGAGCGCTTCGCGCGCGCCCTGCGCGCCCTTGACGAGGAGCGGGCCACGGACGACCCCTTGAATGGGCTGATCCTCCAGGCGGGTCTGGGCTGGCGGGACGTGGAAGTCCTGCGTACCCTCCGCAACCACCTCCTGCAGGTCCGGCCCTACTACAACGCGGACACCGTGAACGGCGTGCTCCTCCGGAACAGCGGGGTGGCGCGAGCCCTTTTCCAAGCCTTCGCGGCTCGCTTCGATCCCGGCCTCCCCGCCGACCGGGCGGCCGCCATCGCCGCCGCGGAGGCGGGGGTGGGCAAAGCCCTGGAGGCCGTGGGCAGTCTGACCGAGGACGAGATCCTTCGGGCCCTCGACAACCTGGTGCGCTGCGCGCTGCGCACCAACGTCTACCAGCGGCCCGAGCGCCCCGTCTTCTCGATCAAGGTGGATAGTCGCCGCGTGGAGGGGATGCCCTCCCCCCGGCCCCTAGTCGAGGTCTACGTCCACTCCCGGCTCCTGGAAGGGATCCACATGCGGGGAGGCAGGGTGGCCCGGGGCGGCATCCGCTGGAGCGACCGCCACGACGATTTCCGCACCGAGATCCTGGGTCTCATGAAGACCCAGATGGTCAAGAACTCGATCATCGTGCCCGTGGGGTCGAAGGGGGGCTTCGTGCTCAAGGGGGAGGTGCCCGGGCGCCCCGCCCTGGACGCCTACCTCGTCGACCGCTACCGGGAGTTTGTCTCCGGGCTTCTCGACGTGACGGACAACATCGTGGACGGCAAGGTGCTCCACCCTCCCGAGGTCGTGCGACACGATGGCGATGACCCCTACCTGGTGGTGGCCGCCGATAAGGGCACGGCCCACCTCTCCGACACCGCCAACAGCGTGTCCGCCCAGTACGGCTTCTGGCTGGGCGACGCCTTCGCTTCCGGGGGGAGCGCAGGGTACGACCACAAGAAGATGGGCATCACGGCCCGGGGGGCCTGGGAGTGCGTGAAGCACCACTTCCGCAACTTGGGGCGGGACATCCAGCGGGAGCCCTTCACCATGGCCGGCATCGGCGACATGTCGGGGGACGTCTTCGGCAACGGCGCCCTTCTGAGCCGGGCCACCCGGCTGGTGGCCGCTTTCAACCACGTCCACATCTTCCTCGACCCCGACCCCGATCTGGAGCGGAGCTTCAAGGAGCGGGAGCGCCTCTTCCACCTCCCCCGCTCGTCCTGGCGCGACTACGACGCCTCCCTCATCAGCAAGGGAGGCGGGATTTTCGACCGCTCCGCCAAGGCCATCCACCTCTCCCCGGAGTTGAAGAAGCTGCTCGAGATCCAGGCGGACGCGGCCAGCGGCGAGGAGGTGATCCGACGCATCCTCACCGCGCGGGTGGACCTGGTCTACAACGGCGGCATCGGCACCTACGTGAAGGCGGCGAGCGAGGACGACGCCGACGCGGGGGACCGGACCAACGATCGGGTGCGGGTGGTGGCCCGGGACGTGCGGGCGTTGGTGGTGGGGGAGGGGGGCAACCTGGGATTGACCCAGAAGGCCCGGCTCGAGTACTGGGCCGGAGGCGGGCTCCTCAACACCGACGCCGTCGACAACTCCGGGGGAGTGGACACCTCCGATCACGAGGTGAACATCAAGATCCTCCTGGACATGCTCATCAAGAAGGGCGTGGTCAAGGGCCGCGAGGAGCGGAATCACATCCTGGCCGAGATGACGGAGGAGGTGGCGGCCCTGGTCCTGGCCGACAACGACAACCAGGCCCTGGCCCTCACCCTGGACGGGGTGCGGAGCGCGAAGCGCTACGAGGAATTCGTGAACATCATCGACGACATGACGGGGGCGGGGGTCTTGAGCCGCGCCGACGACGCGGTGCCCAGCCGGGAGGAGCTGCTCTCCAGCCCCCACCGGGAGCGGGGTTTGCCCCGCCCGCTCCTCGCCGTGCTCCTCGGCCACACCAAGATGTTCGCTTTCGAGATGCTTATGGAAACCGGTTTCCCGGACAGTGCCGCGGGCGGTCCCTTCCTGGAGGCCTACTTCCCGCACCGGCTGCGCGAATCCTTCCGGGAGCACTTCGATGCCCACGTCCTGCGGCGCGAGATCATCGCCACCGCGGCCGTGAACCACCTCGTCAACAAGGCCGGGATCTCCCTTCTCTCCCGGGTCATGGCCGCGTCCAAGGCGGGGGTGGGGGAGGTGGTCACCGCCTACGTCGAGGTGGAGAGGGAGGCGGGGGCGGACGAGCTCCGGGAGGCGGTGCTCTCGGCGGGCTTGGCGGCGGGCGAGCAAGGGGCGCTCCTCGAGATCGAGGAGGCGCTGGAGGACGCGGTCCGCGATCGGCTGGAGGGTAAAAAGAAGACCGAAGCCGGCAAGGTGTTGAAAGCGATCCGGGGCCGCCTCAAGCTGTGAAGGGGGCGGGAGCGCACGGGCGGCTTTGGCCTTTCCGCGCCGGCGGGTGGCGTCGGGCCGACGGCGGTCAAAGGACTCGCCGCGCCGCGGAGGTCCGGGCAGGGTGAGGGTCGAGGGCACGGCGGCACGCCCCCATGGGAGAGAGAGATGAACGACTACGCATCCTCGCTGATGGCGGACGTCAAGGCCAAGAACCCCGCGGAACCCGAGTTCCACCAGGCCGTCCAGGAGGTAGCGGAGTCCCTGGCTCCGGTTCTGGACCGCCATCCCGAATATCGCCACAGCAAGATCCTGGAGCGGATCGTCGAGCCGGAGAGGGTCATCCTGTTTCGCGTGCCGTGGCAGGACGACCAGGGCCAGGTCCGAGTCAACCGGGGCTTCCGCATCGAGATGAACAGCGCCATCGGGCCTTACAAGGGCGGGCTCCGCTTCCATCCTTCGGTCAACCTGGGGATCCTCAAATTCCTGGCCTTCGAGCAGGTTTTCAAGAACTCGCTCACCACCCTCCCCATGGGTGGGGGCAAGGGCGGATCCGACTTCGACCCCAAAGGGAAGAGCGACAACGAGGTCATGCGCTTCTGCCAGAGCTTCATGAGCGAGCTCTTCCGCCATATCGGGCCCAACACCGATGTGCCCGCGGGGGACATCGGGGTGGGGGGCCGGGAGATCGGCTATCTCTTCGGCCAGTACAAGCGCCTGCGCAACGAGTTCGCGGGCGTCCTCACGGGCAAGGGCCTGAACTGGGGGGGCTCCCTCATCCGGCCGGAGGCTACCGGCTACGGCTGCGTGTACCTTGCCTCCGAGATGCTGGCCACGCGCCAGCAGACCCTTCAGGGCAAGACCTGTCTGGTCTCCGGTAGCGGCAACGTGGCCCAGTACACGGTGGAGAAGCTCATCGAGTTGGGGGCCCGCCCCCTGACCCTCTCCGATTCCGGCGGGTACATCTACGACGAGAAGGGGATTGACCGGCAACGCCTGGCCTTCGCGATGGAGCTCAAGAACGTGCGCCGGGGGCGGATCAAGGAGTACGCGGAGAAGCACAAGGGCGTGGTCTATACCCCCTTCGACGCTAAGTCGGACCATAACCCCCTCTGGAACCACCGCGCAGACTGTGCGTTCCCCAGCGCCACCCAGAACGAGATCAACGGCAAGGACGCGGCCAACCTCTTGCGGAACGGCGTACAGGTGGTCTCCGAGGGAGCCAACATGCCGACCAACCTAGACGGTGTGGTCCAATTCGTGGAGGCGCGGATCCTCTACGGCCCCGGCAAGGCCGCCAACGCGGGGGGGGTGGCCGTCTCCGGCCTGGAGATGGCCCAGAACAGCATGCGCTACGGCTGGACCCGCGAGGAGGTGGACAAGAGGCTGCACATCATTATGAAGAGCATCCACCAGGCCTGCGTGGAGACCGCGGAGCGTTTCGGCTGCCCCGGGAACTACGTGAGCGGGGCCAACATCGCCGGTTTCCTGAAGGTGGCCGACTCCATGATGGACCAGGGCTTGGTCTGAAAACGGCCTGCCCCATGGGCGCGCCCGCCGGGCCCGGCCCGCCTCCCCCCGGCCGGTTCCACGACTTCCAGGACCTGATGCACCACCGCATCATGGATATCCTCCTGGTGGCGAGCCCCTACGACACCTTCCTCCTCGAAGAGGCCGGCCAGCTCAGCGAGCGGATGCTGGGGGAGTTCCGGAACCTGGACCTCCACTACGGCCCGGGCCTCACGGGAGCGGCGAACGGCGCGGAGGCCCTAGACCTCATCCGGAAGCAGCCCCGCCGCTTCGATCTCATCATCACCACCGCCCACGTTGGCGACATGACGGCGGTGGAGCTGGCCCGGCGGGTCAAGGCCGAGGGGCTGGACGCGCCCATCGTCCTCCTCGCCTGGGACACCCATGAGCTCGGCGAGCCCGGGACCGCGGCCGGCAGCGTCAACCTCGACCGTCCTTTTCTTTGGCAAGGCGACGCCCGGCTCCTGGTGGGCATCGTCAAGTATCTGGAGGACAAGCTGAACGTTGCCCACGACACGAGGGCGGTGGGGGTGCAGGTGATCATCCTCATCGAGGACAACGTCCGCTACTACTCCTCTTTCCTGCCCGCCATCTACAACGAGCTCCTGCACCACTCGCAGCGGGTGATCGCGGAGGGGCTCAACCTCTCCCAGAAGATCCTGCGCATGCGGGCGCGCCCGAAGATCCTGCTCTGCGGCACCTACGAAGAGGCTTGGGCCGCCTTCACCTCCTACGAAGAGGAGGTGCTGGGCGTCATCTCGGATATCGAGTTCCCGAGGGGGGGCCGCCGCTCGCCCGAGGCGGGGGTGGACTTCGCGCGCCGGGTGCGCGAGCCCTACCCCGACATCCCTGTCATCCTGCAGTCCTCGCGCGCGGAGAACGAGGCCCTGGCCCGGTCCCTGGGGGCAGCCTTCCTGCTCAAGGGTTCGCCCGTCCTCCTCAACGACCTCCGCCGCTACATGCTCCAGGATTTCGGCTTTGGGGACTTCGTGTTCCGCACTCCGGAGGGCACCGAGGTGGACCGCGCCTCGGATCTCCGGAGCCTGGAGGAGAAGCTGGGCACGGTCCTAGAGGAATCGGTCGTCTACCACGCGGCCCGGAACCACTTCTCCAAGTGGCTCAAGGCGCGGACGGAGTTTGCGCTGGCCCACGAGCTGCGGCCGCGCAAGATCTCCGACTTCGCTACCGGGGAGGAGCTGCGCCAGAGCCTGATTCGCTCCATTGCCGATTACCGGCGAGCCCAGGCCCAGTCCACGGTGGCGGACTTCGAGCGCGGGAGCTTCGACACTAGCGGCGACTTCTACCGCATCGGAGGAGGGTCCCTGGGGGGTAAGGCGCGCGGGCTGGCCTTCGTGCGCCGGCTCCTGGACCAGCACGGCGTGCGCGACCGCTTCCCCGGGGTCCGGGTGTCGGTGCCCCCGGCGGTGGTCGTGGCTACCGACGTCTTCGACCGCTTCCTGGAGGAGAACAGCCTGCGGGATTTCGCGGTGGAATCGGGGAATGATGCCGAGGTCGAGCGGCGTTTCGTGGACGCACCCTTCCCGGAGGAGGCCGCCCAGGATCTGGCCGCGTTCCTGGAGAAGGTGCGCTATCCCCTAGCCGTGCGCTCCTCCAGCATCCTCGAAGACTCCCAGCACCAGCCCTTCACCGGCGTCTACGAGACGCTGATGCTGCCCAACAACGCCTGGAGCCTGGCCGAGCGTCTCGGCCAGGTCCTGGACGCGGTGAAGCGCGTTTTCGCCTCCACCTTCTCCCAGCACGCCCAGGGCTACATCCGCGCCACCCCTTACCGGATAGAGGAGGAGAAGATGGCGGTTATCCTCCAGAAGATCGTGGGCTCCGCCTGTGGCCCGCGCTTTTATCCTGACTTCTCGGGGGTGGCCCGGTCGCACAACTTCTACCCGGTTCCACCCCTCACCGCCGAGGACGGCATCGTGGCCGTGGCCCTGGGCCTGGGGAAGGGAATCGCGGAGGGGGGCGCCTGCCTGCGCTTCTGCCCGCGTTACCCGCGCCATGTCCCCCAGTTCTCCTCCGTCTCCGACATGCTCGAGAGCTCGCAGCGCGAGTTCTGGGCGGTGGCCCTGGAGGGGGAATCAGGGGAAGAGAACATGCACGAGGTCTCCTTTGGCTTGGAGGTTGCGGAGGCGGATGGGACGCTGGCTTCGGTGGGGTCCACCTACTCGCCGGAGAATGACGCCGTGTATGACGGGCTGTCC is a genomic window of Vicinamibacteria bacterium containing:
- a CDS encoding biotin/lipoyl-containing protein; translated protein: MTVSKVVLAKLSPTMEEGTIVKWSKKEGDPVKVGDVLAEIETDKANMEMEALGTGILRKVLVPAGGKAPVGTLIGVIADAGEDISALLKTAGTVLPAPGPPPAVAAPPSVPVPPPPPVAAPAPLTP
- a CDS encoding pyruvate dehydrogenase complex E1 component subunit beta; translated protein: MAVLTMRDALNQALKEEMARDPNVFLLGEEVGAYQGAYKVTQGLLAEFGEWRVRDTPIAEEAIAGVAVGAAFIGLRPVAEMMTFNFSILALDQIVNHAAKYRYMSGGQIRCPMVLRGPSGAAAQVAAQHSQAFESWFVHIPGLVVVMPSTPRDAKGLLKSAIRDDNPVIFMENEVLYNFKGEVPDEEYHIPLGLAEVKRAGKDVTIVAWSRSVVTSLAAADLLAKDGIEVEVVDPRTLRPLDEDLIFESVRRTNRCVVVEEGWRYAGFGAEIADRVQRECFDDLDAPVLRVTAADVPMPYAKTLERAYLPQPEKVVDAVHQVLYR
- the pdhA gene encoding pyruvate dehydrogenase (acetyl-transferring) E1 component subunit alpha; protein product: MNREEALALYRSMLLIRRFEERCAQLYVEGKIGGFLHLYIGQEAVGVGAMSLLRPDDYFITSYRDHGYALARGTDPRPLLAELCGRSTGISRGKGGSMHFYDVPRGNFGGDGIVGGHLPVAAGIGYGIRLRRTDQVCLCFFGDGAVNEGAFHEALNVSALWDLPVVYIIENNRYGMGTALDRASSVKDLYQRASAYGMPRRDVNGMDLLAVRDALAEAIDRARKDKRPSLVEMETYRYRGHSMSDPGKYRTKEEVEQMMQYDPIHQFGKRLLEQERFSAAELEAADKEVLAQIDEAVRFVEESPFPPPESLYEDVYVRSPYINMQAAEKDPAWRAAVREDRVPEELPVASPARVGS
- a CDS encoding FHA domain-containing protein, encoding MKFEIKYPSGDRHEVVLQGTMAVLGRDPTCDLVLSDVKCSRRHAVIEAGPDGLAIRDSGSANGVFVNGRKVERAGLQPGDLIRLGEVILEVLPEEVTGTVVMAPEDMGELKPGARARPVPPPKPSPPQREARPAGRASGAIPRPLTVTTLASLWLLSAVVYALAGLGAATLSGLQSDWAIAAAGAGLALAFLCGVMAFGLWSRSGWARVVQIGIAGLGLLTCAYTLASATILVHMLRGDVRIHFSGRQDFQELSPVEAETVLGGASADTTFALTILAMFLLGSILSAAGVWLAVHPPR
- a CDS encoding NAD-glutamate dehydrogenase domain-containing protein, yielding MLTADPQRRAATLAEVTEILRREAAPEDRDLLLALAPVVFAEMPDRLALGLAPSALAARIRSHFRFIAREIPPAFQLYRGLPGIHVWARNPGESEAVAMGGGQGLPLETTVIETHSADTPFIFDGLKNYFRKAGLRVFSAICPVFTVRRQWERIVWIGGPHDEGSKECYCHFQIEPVESKERLRRIEHEIYSVLKAVFMAVEDFPDMVRTCREIGPRLRSRKPGDLESARAFLDWLLDDNHILMGTIRYRLGPDRLLERIDETATGVFNDTTLLPVVFPGWVEEVETHLHPAPGDDRIIDMDYCNNASAIYHLEPIDDIVVREWGPGDTLIGATVILGRFARAAFAQRADKIPLIKDKLDWLLRESGADPNSHAWREIRAAFNRIPKTELFYADVADLKEIINRIVYLTGDDEIAVHCRKGSGYVALYIAFSRLRYSYQTEEALRAGLGDSFGPISFGTSVDLGNVTLFLFYFDAAKLDRPIEPDAVQRLTAPLVTTWEDRVAAAVEKEFGEREGRRLFRRYIRLESRSGLYRESTPAEQVPDDVRHLENLEGRLEIRVIHRSAGVVALNLYSVRALGLTDILRTLHNLGLTVTEELRIPLALPEGRKCFLYRFDMEATPERIAALLEGEERFARALRALDEERATDDPLNGLILQAGLGWRDVEVLRTLRNHLLQVRPYYNADTVNGVLLRNSGVARALFQAFAARFDPGLPADRAAAIAAAEAGVGKALEAVGSLTEDEILRALDNLVRCALRTNVYQRPERPVFSIKVDSRRVEGMPSPRPLVEVYVHSRLLEGIHMRGGRVARGGIRWSDRHDDFRTEILGLMKTQMVKNSIIVPVGSKGGFVLKGEVPGRPALDAYLVDRYREFVSGLLDVTDNIVDGKVLHPPEVVRHDGDDPYLVVAADKGTAHLSDTANSVSAQYGFWLGDAFASGGSAGYDHKKMGITARGAWECVKHHFRNLGRDIQREPFTMAGIGDMSGDVFGNGALLSRATRLVAAFNHVHIFLDPDPDLERSFKERERLFHLPRSSWRDYDASLISKGGGIFDRSAKAIHLSPELKKLLEIQADAASGEEVIRRILTARVDLVYNGGIGTYVKAASEDDADAGDRTNDRVRVVARDVRALVVGEGGNLGLTQKARLEYWAGGGLLNTDAVDNSGGVDTSDHEVNIKILLDMLIKKGVVKGREERNHILAEMTEEVAALVLADNDNQALALTLDGVRSAKRYEEFVNIIDDMTGAGVLSRADDAVPSREELLSSPHRERGLPRPLLAVLLGHTKMFAFEMLMETGFPDSAAGGPFLEAYFPHRLRESFREHFDAHVLRREIIATAAVNHLVNKAGISLLSRVMAASKAGVGEVVTAYVEVEREAGADELREAVLSAGLAAGEQGALLEIEEALEDAVRDRLEGKKKTEAGKVLKAIRGRLKL
- the gdhA gene encoding NADP-specific glutamate dehydrogenase — encoded protein: MNDYASSLMADVKAKNPAEPEFHQAVQEVAESLAPVLDRHPEYRHSKILERIVEPERVILFRVPWQDDQGQVRVNRGFRIEMNSAIGPYKGGLRFHPSVNLGILKFLAFEQVFKNSLTTLPMGGGKGGSDFDPKGKSDNEVMRFCQSFMSELFRHIGPNTDVPAGDIGVGGREIGYLFGQYKRLRNEFAGVLTGKGLNWGGSLIRPEATGYGCVYLASEMLATRQQTLQGKTCLVSGSGNVAQYTVEKLIELGARPLTLSDSGGYIYDEKGIDRQRLAFAMELKNVRRGRIKEYAEKHKGVVYTPFDAKSDHNPLWNHRADCAFPSATQNEINGKDAANLLRNGVQVVSEGANMPTNLDGVVQFVEARILYGPGKAANAGGVAVSGLEMAQNSMRYGWTREEVDKRLHIIMKSIHQACVETAERFGCPGNYVSGANIAGFLKVADSMMDQGLV